GAATCCCGCCGAAACAAGCTCGAACAATCAGAGTGACCATCCTCTAAACAACTTGGTTCCTGCCGAGCAGATGACGTATATTGAACACGGCGGCATCCTCAACTACGTCCATTGACCGTTCCTCGCGTTTTTAAGGACAACGCGGTCAGTAACGGCCGCCACCGGATATGAGACGGGCGCGACGGTGGTCGAACTCCTCGTCGTCGATCTCGCCACGAGCGTACCGCTCTTGGAGGACGGCGAGCGCGCTGTCCTCAGTGCGGCCATCCGTTTGGGATCGCGTTGCCAGCCAGTAGACGAGATAGATGGGGAGAGCGACGAGGAGGGCCATCCACAGGAGACCGAACAGCATCATCCCCCAGCCCCAGCTACCCCATCCGGCCATGTGGCCGTCGTTCCACATGCCGTCGTGCCAGCCCCACATCATTGCATCTGGGACGGTCGTATGCGTTAGCGCCATTCCGGCGACGACGGCCAGTGCCAGCGCTCCAACGACGATGAGTCCCAGAGAACGAATCCCGTGTGCTTGAATTGGATTTTGCATTGTTGTACTCCCAAAGGTCTCGGCGTGGTTAGCCGAGGATGTATTCGAGGGCGGGGTAGCGCTCGACGAGCGTCTGGCCGCCGACGTCGTAGTTCTCGATGTACTGGTCGAGGCCCAGGATGCGGCCCGCGGCGAACGCGGCAACCGCGAGGAACACAAGCATGTACGCGAAGTCGCCGTTGATGAATCCGTGGCTCATGTCCCAGTTGCCGAAGTAGAACATGAGCATCATGAGCGCGCCGAAGAACGCCGCGAGACGGACGAACGCGCCAATGAGGAGGCCGAGGCCGATGAACAGTTCGCCCCACGGGACAGCGACGTTCGCGAACTCAACGAACCACGGCGTCGAACCCATCCACGCGAACATGCCCGCGAGCGGGTTGCCATTCGTCGCCGCGACGTTGGTCAGGTAGCCGCCCGCCGCGAACTCGCCGGTGATCTTCGTGAACCCGGAGTACGCGAATGCGTACCCCATCATGAGGCGGAGCGCCAGCACGAACCACGCGCTGAGGCTGTGGACTTTCCCGCCGACGGTCAGGCCGCCGACTCTGCTCTCGAGCTGGTTCATACCGGAGTCGAGTGTGGACATAATTATTGCACCTTCAACTATCAGTAGGCGGGTAGAGACGATATAATAGCGAGCCGGCGTTCTGAGTCAGAAAACCGGCGGGCTATATTACCCTCCTGTGGCGATTAGAGGAGTGTGACTGAGGAGGCCGACCCGTCGGAGGTCTTCGCGACGCTCGACGACGAGTACGCCCGCGACATCCTCGTGGCGACGAAGACCGACCGACTGTCTGCGAAGGAACTCAGCGAGGAATGCGATATGTCACGCCCGACCGTCTCGCGGCGTGTCACCCGCCTCGTCGAGCAGGGCCTCCTCGAGGAGTACACGCACGTCGACCCCGGTGGCCGGCACTACAGCGAGTACGAGGCGCGCCTCGAACGCGTCGAAGTGCTCCTGCAGGCGGAGGGGTTCGACGTGCAGATCGACGTCCGGCCGGACCCCGCCGACCGGATCACGTCCATCTTCGAGGAGATGCGGGGGGACTGACCCATGGAACACACCCTATTCGTCATCGGCAAACTGTTCACCACCGCATTGGCGCTGGTCATCGCCTACCAGGCCTATCGCGGATACCAACGGCATCACACACAGTTGCTCCTGTACGTCGCCGCTGGCTTCGCGCTGGTCGGCCTTGGCGGCCTTCTCGAAGGCGTTCTCTTCGAACTCCTCCAAGTGTCGATCTTCGAAGCGGGATTCGTCGCGGCACTCGTGACCGCAGCCGGGATGCTGTCGATCCTCTACGCTCTGTATGCCCCAAATCCCTGAGGATTCGGGACGTTCATCCGAAAAGCGGCCTCTGTGCGTCGTCTTTGGTTCGACGCCGGTACTGTTTGGACCCCTATGTTCTCGGTAGTGTAGGATCACAGCGAGAATTATATCCGTATCGGTCGTACCATATCGTATGATTCGAACACTCGTAGGTGTCCTTGGCGCTCTCTCAGCGCTGTTCCCGGACGAAACCCTCGAGCTCTTCGAGAGACTCGCGATTGCGAATCCAAGCGAAGGGACGGTGAGAGGGTGGGTACGTCCAGCAGTTCGGTCGGAAGGCGTTCTTATAGCTGTGATTTCCCTCCTTAACGGGCGAGCATACGCGTGGCTGATGAATCTTACCGGCGTGTTCGGCGCGATCATCCTCCTGTTTCCCGATCTGTATCGGAGATTTGCCACCGCGTTCCTATACGAGCGTCCGGAGTCGATGGAATGGAACGAGCGATTCAATTCGGCTGTTCGGGCAATCGGCGCACTATACGTCTTTTTAGCAGCAAAGACGTACAGAGAGCGCCACAACGATACCTGAGCCTATCAGCCATCGACAGCTGGTGAATCTGAGATTTGGTTCGTTGCGGCTGCACGTATCACTTGGAATCTAAAGTTTGACCCCCCAAGAGACCCGTATCATCGAAAGAGAAATCTGCTAAAGAGAGGGAGCCGTATGTACCTCTGTATGACGACGATCATCACCGTGGAAGGAATGTCGTGCGGTCACTGTGAGCAGACGGTCGAAGAGGCCCTTGAAGAGGTCTCTGGCGTGACTTCCGTAACCGTCGACAGGGAGAGCGAACAGGCAAGTGTCGACGGTGAGGCAGAGATCACGGCCCTCGTGGAGGCCGTCGAAGACGCAGGATATACCGCTCACGCCTGAGGGTAGCACAGACCAGTTCAAGACAACGGCAAACCGTTGTCTTCGGAGTTTGCCTACGCTGGTCCTGCTGTACGGTTTCAGGGGGCGAAGATTCAGGAAGCCGGCGGATCCACCTCTAAAGAGCATATGATCTATGGACGACCACAAAGACACAACTGAGAATTCCCCGGGAGGAGAGGACCAGCAGGATATCACCAGCCACCAGCACGAACACGGCGACCAAGATGAAGCGGTCGCTGAATCAGACGAGGAAAGGGTAGAACAGGAGCTACTGGAGGAGGAGGCTCACCCTGCTGCGGCAGGTGAGATGGCGTCCCACGAGCAGCACGAGCACGCCGGACACGAGGGCGAAGGGCACGGCCACGGTTCCCACGAGGGACACGGCGAGGGCCATGGCGGGATGCATGAAGGCCACGAGCAGATGTTCCGGCGGCGCTTCTTCGTCTCGACGCTCCTGTCGATTCCCGTCCTCCTGTACAGCGAAATGCTACAGGAGTGGCTCGGGTTCTCCGTCCCGGCATTCCCGGGGAGCGAATGGATCAACCCCGTCTTCGCGGTCATCGTCTTCGCGTACGGTGGGGTCCCATTCCTCCAGATGGCGGTGCCGGAGCTGAAAGACCGGTCGCCGGGGATGATGACGTTGATCTCGATGGCCATCTCGGTCGCGTTCGTCTACAGCCTCGCGAGCGTAGTATTCCCGAGGCAGTCGGCGTTCTTCTGGGAGCTCGTCACTCTGATCGACATTATGCTACTGGGGCACTGGATCGAGATGCGGTCGGTCCGCCGTGCCTCAAGCGCCGTCGACGAACTGGCGAAGCTGATGCCGGACACGGCGGAACGAATCACCGACGACGGCGAGACCGAGGAAGTCCCTGTCAGCAAACTCTCCGAGGGCGACCTCGTGCTCGTCCGACCGGGCGCGAGCGTGCCCGCTGACGGCGTCGTCGAGGAGGGCGATTCGGACGTCAACGAGTCGATGATCACAGGTGAATCGAAACCGGTATCGAAGGAGCCCGACGACGAGGTCATCGGCGGCACCATCAACGGGGACGGCAGCCTCCGTGTCCGCGTCGGTGCGACGGGCGAGGAGACGACACTCGCGGGCATCATGCGCCTGGTCGAGGAAGCTCAGCAGAGCAAGTCCAAGACGCAAGTGTTGGCCGACCGCGCGGCCGGCTGGCTGTTCTATGTCGCGCTCGGGGCGGCAGTCGTGACCGCGATTGCGTGGACGGTCGCGGTCTCGTTCGACGCGACCGTCATCGAACGCGTCGTGACGGTGCTCGTCATCGCCTGCCCACACGCCCTCGGGCTCGCTATCCCGCTGGTCGTCGCGATCAACACGTCGCTCGCCGCTCGCAACGGGATGCTCGTTCGCGACCGCATCGCGATGGAAGACGCACGGAATCTGGACGCGATCATCTTCGACAAGACGGGGACGCTCACCGAGGGCGAACACGGCGTCGTGGATATGGCGACCGTCGACGGCGTCGACGAGGACGACGCGCTCGCGCTGGCGGCGGCCGTCGAGAGCGACTCCGAACACATGATCGCCCGAGCGATCCGTGAGGCCGCCGACGAGCGCGACGTACCTACTCCTGACGCGACCGCCTTTGAGGCGATCAAGGGCCGAGGAGTTCGTGCGAACGTCGACGGAAACGAGGTGTACGTCGGCGGCCCGAACCTGTTGGCCCAACTCGATAGCGAAATTCCCGATCACCTCCAACGCTTCGCTGACGAGGCCGGCCAGAACGCCCAGACCGTGGTGTACCTCGTTCGCGACGGAGAGTTGATCGCCGCGTTCGCGATGGCCGACGTGATCCGCGAGGAGAGTTTCCGCGTCGTCGACGCCCTCCACGATCTTGGCATCGAGGTGGCAATGTTGACTGGCGATTCTCAGGACGTTGCCGACGCTGTCGCCGACGAACTGGGTATCGACACGGTGTTCGCGGAGGTCCTCCCCGAAGACAAGGACGAGAAAGTCCAAGAACTTCAGGACCAAGGGAAGCTCGTAGGGATGGTCGGTGACGGGGTGAACGACGCGCCGGCGCTGACGCGAGCTGACGTCGGCATCGCAATCGGGAGCGGCACCGATGTTGCCGTCCAGTCGGCGGACGTCATCTTGGTGCAGAACAACCCGATGGACGTCGTTCGGCTGGTCAAGCTCAGCAAGGCGAGCTACCGGAAGATGCAGGAAAACATCGTCTGGGCCGCCGGCTACAACGTCTTCGCGATTCCGCTTGCAGCAGGCGTGTTGGCACCGATTGGGATTCTGCTGTCTCCCGCCGTGGGGGCACTCCTAATGTCACTGAGCACGGTCATCGTCGCAATCAACGCACAGCTGCTTCGTCGCGTGGACCTGTCCATCCCCGAACTTCCAGACGGGACACCAGCGACTGACGCACAACCTGCAGACTGAAACGCTCCCGATCGATTCGGAGCTTCTTTCAATTGAGTTCGGTTGGTGGACAGCAAATGGCGACACTGCGTAATTTCGGTGGGTATCGCTATGTGGTCACCGGTTCCACTGTTTTCAGCAGAGGGGCACGTAGTTCGGTATACACAGACGCTTCCTCTGATGGGCTACATTCCTGCGCCAGCACTAGGTTTATACCGTTAGACGGACTTCTTTCTAGTATGAGCCTCGAAGAGACGGTGGACTACTTCGCCGAGGAACTTGACCTCGAGCGAAGTGAACACGTCCGTGAGGTTGGTCAGTCAGTCGCCGAACTCCGCGACTGATCAGAACATTTCTCTGAAGTCCCGTTCGACGAGCCCGTCCTCCAGATACGTGATGAACTCTTGTTTCGTTGGTCCTTGACGGTCGAGTGGATCGTCCCGTCCTACTCGTTCGAGAACTGCCTGCGCGAAGTCCGTACAGTGGGATTCGTGCTGCTCAGCGTACTTCGACAGGGCTTCTCTCCAGTGCATATCCAGCTCGAACTCGGCTAATCGGATTTGGATTCCGTCTTTCCGTTCTACGAGGTCGAGGGACAACGCCTCCGGGACAGCGGCTTCCGTGAGAAAACCAGGGAGAAGAAGGCACGGGCCGCTCTCCAGCGCCTCATCAATCGTGAGTTGACGACGGCCCGGGGGAAGACCCGCCCCGAGCTAGTCCTCTGTGGGACCGAGCTCGCGAACTTCGTCCTCGTTCCCTCCTCCGAACAGTTGACCGTCGAAGGGACGCGAGGAACCAGGGCCGAACAGCAGAGCCGGAACCCGCTCCCGTGGCCGAATCCGGATCTGATTCAGCAGTTCTAGGAGGGAATGGCCATCGGCTACGCGCTCGACGAGAACGGTGAGCCACGGCCGGACCCCATTCGGATTCCGCCGGACCTGTTGCCGACGCATTACGGGCGGTTCGCGTCGACGGGCGGCGGGAAGTCGAAGGCCATCATCAACGACGCGCTCTCGCTTCGCGAGACGACGGGTGGCCCCGTTGTCCTCGTCGACCCGAAGGGTGACGGGATGTGTGAGAACTACCTGCGCTGCCACTACGAGCGGTTCGATGACCTCGACGACGTCTACCACTTCCGCGTCCCGGAGACCATCCCCGCGTTCTCCTTCTTCGACATCCGGCCCGCGCTCGAGGCGGGTCGCAACCGAGAGGACGCGATTCAGGACAAGGCGACCACTTCCACGACATCCTCCGGATGATTATGGGACGCGAGCAGTACGGGCAGGCGTTCGTCGCGAACGAGATCCTCAGCTACCTGATCAAGGCGCTGTTCGACGAGGAGTACGGAAACGACGTGTTCGGGCTGGACGACCTCTTCGCCGCCGCTCTCCGGATGCAGCGCGATCAGACGATTCCTCCGGTCTCTGCGGACAACCAGAACATCGAGGAATCGCTGACGCGCCACTTCGCGAAGGACAACCACCAGTTCCAGGTCTCGATGGACGCCGTGCAGGTACGCCGTCGCGACGGTCAGACCGACTACGAGAAGCTCACGAACCTCATCATCGAGGAGGCGGCGCCGGTCGCGTCGACGAAGCTCGTCTCCGAGCAGCTACTGCCCCAAGGCCGATCGTTCGGTCTGAGTATGGGGCTCGTGATGCAGTTCCCTGAACAGGTGCGGAACCGGAACGAGCGGGCCTACGACGAGGTGCTGAACAACATCAAGACGAAGCTCATCGGCAACATCTCGATCGAGCGCGACCTCGCAGAGTCGCTTGCCCACGAGGACCTCAGCCCGACCGAACTCCGCAACCGAATCAACACGCTCCCAAGTGGCGAGTGGATCGCACAGCTCCCCAGTCCGTCGTTCGGCGAGACTGGTCCGCCGCCGTTTTCGCTGAAGCCGCTCCCGATTGCGGCGGGGCATCCAGAAAGCGACCAGCCGCTCACAGAGCCCCAGGAAGATCATTTCGAGTCCGTGTCCCGGCCACGGATGGTCGAGCGGACACAGACCCAGTACGGGCTGACAGAGCCGACTGAGTCGAGCACTGCTCCGGAAGAGTCTGGTTGGGGGAGTTCGGGAGCCGAGACGACGGGCTCGACTGCCGACGGCGATGCAGCGACCGACCCGACCCAATCCGCGTTCATCAGCGAATCGACGACGGAGGACGCGTCGACGTGGACTACGCAGCCCGAGGCGGACAGCGACCCAGATGGGGATGAGACAGAGATGAGTCCCCTGTTCGGGCAAGCCACCGAGACGGACGAAGAATCAGCAGATGACCAAGCAGCGCAGCCGGAGAACGGGGCAACCCCCGTCCAAGAAAGTAGCGTGCCTGTTCCTGATGACGAACTCCGACAACGCGGGCTCAGCCGTGACGACGTCCGGTTCCTGAATCGGGTCCTCGACGTGATGAACAGGGACGACGACGAGTACACGCTACTGGACAGGATGAGCCAGCTCCGGGACGAATACGACGACCTCCATATAGAGCGGCACACGGAGCAGGACCTCATAGAAGCGGACTCCGCGGCGGGGCGCAAGTACTACACCGTCCTCCCTGACGGTCGAGACCTCCTCGGGAGAGAATTGAAGGCGGGACCAGGAGCGGGCGATCTCGGCGAGAAAACGCCACACAAGGTTGGCGTCCGGCTCCTCGAGCTGTGGCTCCAGCAGCGGGACGATGTCATTCGCGTGGACCCGTACTACGAAACCGACGACGGCACCGTCCTGGACGTGGCCGGCTTCGACGAGGACGGCGATCTCGTCTGGGCCGGCGAAGCAGAGCTCGCGAGTAACAACCGGCACGCCCCGATCGAGGATTACGACAAACTCAGCGCGGTGGACGCCCACGCGATCTGGGCCTTCAACAATCGCGAGACAGCGCTCGACGTCCTGGATAGCCTTGCCGACGCGGACCGAATCGACAAGCGGGTCAGCGGCCGGGCGGCACGGTCGTTCGCGACCATCAGAGACGCCGTCGACGACTTCGACGCTGCGGGCCTGACCACCGTTCGGGGCTTCAAAAATCTCGATCAAGAGCTCAACCAATGACCTGGCGACAGGCGACCCGCGAGGAGATCTACGCCTACTACGCCGAAGAGTTCCCCCGCTATCTGGATTATCTGCCGGAATTCATCACGGCGACCGGCCCGAAACAGTACGCCATCGCCTTCCGAGAGTCCCACCCGGTTCGCAAAGACGAGGTGCCGGACAAGGACTTCATCCGGCGGGATACGTGGCAAACAGATGCGTCGGGGGACCGAACGACGCCCGAGTTCGATGACTTCGAGGATGTCGTTGAGTTCATTCGGCATCCAGCTCGCAACGACCCGCTGGGGCGGAACAAGTTCGCGCTTGCCGATCCGGAGGTGCTGGAGAAACCGGACCCACGGCCCGACGCCGTCTACTACGCGCTGGATCACTGGGAACGGCCGTGGGTCCTCCTCGTCGACATCGACGCCAAAGAGATTGCCCGAGACCGAGCGGACGAGATGGTGTCGGCGAACGGCGACGATCGGGACGACGATGCGCTCCTCGACGCCGCCGGAATCCTTGACGCCGCTCCCGATGGGTATCCGTACGCCTTCGAAGACGTCGACCGCGCCATCGAGTACGGGTTCGAGGTGCGCGATATCTTCGAGGACGATTTCGACGCCGAGGAAACGATGGTCGTCTACAGCGGGCAGGGTGTCCACGTCTACCTGCTGGATACCGATCCGGCGCACCGATACGACGAGCAGAGTCGCGAGGTGTTGAACGACCTTCTCCTCGAGACGTACGACATCCCGATCGACCCCGTCGTGACGGCCGACCGCCGGCGGGTCGCCCGCCTGCCCTATTCACTCCACGCCGACGTCTGTAGCATCGTTCAACCCATCGAGAGCCCGGCGTTCGACGCTCGGTCGGCGACTCCCGAGGTGATCGACGAATGAGCCCGAGTACGCCCACCGACGACGAGGACATAGCGTATCGGGTTGCGGCACTCCCGTTGGAGTACGGTGAGACCCGCATCAACCAGCTGTTTACACGTGGCTACGACCGATACGTCGTCGACGGCGAGGACCAGCCCGACGACCTCGTGAACGACGTCGAGCGGTTCGGGACGGCGGCGTTCAAAGAGCAGGTTCGTGCTGACGTCGCCGAGGAGCCGTTCGTCGACGAGCCAAGAACGCTTGCCGTGCTCGCGACGCTGAGTGCGATCTGTGTGAAAGAGCAACCGAAGTTTGAGCACGCGTCACCACGGAACATCCAGGTGCTCTACGACATCCGTGAGCTGTACGTCAACAATCTCGCCTCCCTCATCCGCGCCCACGCCGATGGGTCACTCCAGCAGGACATCGCCGACGTGCTGTACAGCAAGGAGCCCGGTGAGGATGGCCCGCATCCTGGGCGAGTCTGTACGGGCATCACAGAGATACCGGAGTTCGGGGATGGCCTGTACCTCGAAATCCCGATGGCGGCGGCGTCACGCAAATGTCTCGTTCGAGCGGAGGGCGAGTCATCGACGGGGAGTGACGGCGGGGAGATACTGACGCGAGTGAATGACAACAAGCTGTACGTCCCGGTGGGTGATTTCGACAGCAAGTATCGTGACTACGCTGAGCGGGCGTTCAAGAAGCTCTTGCGCGTACAGGAGGATGGCCTCTCCGACGACCAGCTATCGTGGTTGACCACGAACGAGTCGGCGATCACGGAGCGGATCGACCGCTTCCTCGAGACCGGCCACCACGAGCGAATCTGGCGGAACTGGGACCGTGGGGAGCGGACGATCCGCGTCCTCCGACGGGCCCTGAGTGACGCCCCCGACGACGTGGCACAAAAGGGTGAGTTCCACACGGCGAAAGAGCTCTACCGAGCGGTCGAGGCGTATGAGGCCGAGGACGAGTGGGAATCCTCCGTGACGGACTGGATCTCGAGCCCGAGCAGTCTCGCGAAGACGCTGGCCGACCACGAGTCCCACTCGGCCGTCACGATCGACCGCGACGGGCGCGTCAATACGTACCGAATCGGGCGAGCCGGATCCGGCGCCGAGCAGATCGAGGTCCGGGAGATCGAAGAGATCTTCGAACTCCCCTGTATGGCGAATATGGAGGAGCGGCTACACGAGAAGAAGCCCGTCCGGAAGGACCTCTACAACTTCGCGCGGATGGTGATGTGGCTGCCGCAGTATCAGGACAGCAGCCTCGACGAGATTGTCGCGGATCTCAAGGACGTCTTCGCCCGGTGGCCGTGGTACGACGAGCAGGAGACTGAGTACCAGGTTCGCTACGAGTTCTCGAACACGATTGACGGCGACACGCCGCTGCCGATGAACTGCGATAACGACGATCTGCAGCGCTACTGTATCGGTCAGGACCAGTGTCCCTACTCGATCTGGGGCAGCCTCCCGTTCCCGGATGAGATGTACGAGCAGGTTGAGGAGGAATCAGCTGGGCCCGCTGAGCAATTCTAAATCATAGACTCCCCGAATCTGTGGAACCCTTAGATAGGATTGGTTTGGCGACTCTGCTGAGTAGAGAGAGCGGATCGACCATCGCGTTGAATCGCTAAGTACAGATACTGTACTGCGTACGCCATCCTATGATTCCTCCAAATGGCATCTCCACGAGACCACAATCGCGCAGGTCAAGTTCAACCAGTTTCTTACGTTCTACTTCTTACAAATTTTGGGAAACAAATTCCTTCGACTCTTTTCGCCTAATGAAAACTCCTCTAAATCGATGTAGGGTTTGATAACGTTTTTATTCAATTCGTCCCGTAATAATCAATCGTATGACATTCCAATCCTGCTACCCGGATAAGGCACCACAGATGAGCCAACTACTTGATATACTAAGCCACAGTATTCGCCGCGAAATCATCCACTTCTTCGAAAACCACACTGACTCCCGGACAGCCCCCATCAATGAACTTGTCTCACATATCACAAATCGAGTACCCGCAGCGTGTGAGGAAGAACTCGAAATAGAACTCTTCCATACTCATCTCCCGAAACTAGCTCACGCTGACTGGCTTACCTATGACCCTAGATCCGGAGATATCCGGTACTACGGGCACGACCACGTAGAGGACTGGCTCCGAGATCTTTATGCCATCTTCTACTCGTGAGACTGTTCAATGGATACGCACACCCAATTAAAGGTCAATTCTCCATCAAAGGTGCGAAACAAACATCGGCAGCTTTCTGCATCTATCCCCTATATTTAGCAAGCCGGTTGTGTAAGCTCGATAGGTTTCAACAGATCCACTCCTCTCAGTATATCGAAAATCATATTTCGGACTATAATCAGGTGCTTCCGAACTCCCGTCAAGCAATTTCCAGCGGCTGATACGGCCGGAATGGGGAGAATAGGGAAAATTTCACGATTCGAAGTGCCGAGCCGGAGGACCTCGAGAGACTCAGAACAGGGGGATCAACGATTCCAAGCTATCCAGATACGCCCGAAATCACCTTCGTTACCCCGGCGTCGAACAATTTTTGAAATCACAGCAGTATCCCGGAACTCGTCTAGGTACTTTCTACGCCCTCAAATCGGCCCGACGTGGTTCTTCTGCGATGTAAGGCCGTCACTTTGCCTTGCATATCGCGTTTTTCGTCCAAAGAAAGAGGCGATATGCAGTGTGCGAAGGCCGCCAGCTCTCTCAGGCCGAGGGGCCATCACAGGGGTAGTGGAGTCAAGAAAGTATCAGATTGAGCGCATAGGTTGACCGGGTACGTTTCGGTGGTGTTTGTCGCCCCCGCGAGGGGGTGGCGGGGCGCATCCCGTCCCCCCGATAAACGATGGCTTCGGAACGACGTAGCAAGACACGAGCAGCGCATCACGCAGCAACCACCCCCGGCGGTCAGGCACCGTGGGCGGACCTCAAGATGACGGTTCCGACCGACCGGGATCACGCGTCGGTCGTCGCCCTCGTAGAGTGTGCCCTCGTCGAGCTCACGAACGAGGCCGTGGGCGCCGTCTTCGTTTCCCGGCAGGTCGGGCGGTTGACGCGGACGCAGTACGTCGCCGGCGACGACATCGGCGAGCAGTTCCAGACGCGGCACTTCGACGACCGGCTGGGCTGGCACGAGACCATCATCCCCCGACGGACCGTTTGCGACGAGTTTATCACCCAGCTCACGCGGTCGGCCTCACGTCGACCGAACAGGCAGGTAAAGAAGCAGCCAGCGAGCCAGCTACCTTCGTCGTGAAGCCAGTTCGAGATCTTCGAACAACG
This DNA window, taken from Halobellus sp. LT62, encodes the following:
- a CDS encoding DUF7521 family protein; amino-acid sequence: MEHTLFVIGKLFTTALALVIAYQAYRGYQRHHTQLLLYVAAGFALVGLGGLLEGVLFELLQVSIFEAGFVAALVTAAGMLSILYALYAPNP
- a CDS encoding DoxX family protein encodes the protein MSTLDSGMNQLESRVGGLTVGGKVHSLSAWFVLALRLMMGYAFAYSGFTKITGEFAAGGYLTNVAATNGNPLAGMFAWMGSTPWFVEFANVAVPWGELFIGLGLLIGAFVRLAAFFGALMMLMFYFGNWDMSHGFINGDFAYMLVFLAVAAFAAGRILGLDQYIENYDVGGQTLVERYPALEYILG
- a CDS encoding copper-translocating P-type ATPase yields the protein MDDHKDTTENSPGGEDQQDITSHQHEHGDQDEAVAESDEERVEQELLEEEAHPAAAGEMASHEQHEHAGHEGEGHGHGSHEGHGEGHGGMHEGHEQMFRRRFFVSTLLSIPVLLYSEMLQEWLGFSVPAFPGSEWINPVFAVIVFAYGGVPFLQMAVPELKDRSPGMMTLISMAISVAFVYSLASVVFPRQSAFFWELVTLIDIMLLGHWIEMRSVRRASSAVDELAKLMPDTAERITDDGETEEVPVSKLSEGDLVLVRPGASVPADGVVEEGDSDVNESMITGESKPVSKEPDDEVIGGTINGDGSLRVRVGATGEETTLAGIMRLVEEAQQSKSKTQVLADRAAGWLFYVALGAAVVTAIAWTVAVSFDATVIERVVTVLVIACPHALGLAIPLVVAINTSLAARNGMLVRDRIAMEDARNLDAIIFDKTGTLTEGEHGVVDMATVDGVDEDDALALAAAVESDSEHMIARAIREAADERDVPTPDATAFEAIKGRGVRANVDGNEVYVGGPNLLAQLDSEIPDHLQRFADEAGQNAQTVVYLVRDGELIAAFAMADVIREESFRVVDALHDLGIEVAMLTGDSQDVADAVADELGIDTVFAEVLPEDKDEKVQELQDQGKLVGMVGDGVNDAPALTRADVGIAIGSGTDVAVQSADVILVQNNPMDVVRLVKLSKASYRKMQENIVWAAGYNVFAIPLAAGVLAPIGILLSPAVGALLMSLSTVIVAINAQLLRRVDLSIPELPDGTPATDAQPAD
- a CDS encoding DUF7344 domain-containing protein; translated protein: MTFQSCYPDKAPQMSQLLDILSHSIRREIIHFFENHTDSRTAPINELVSHITNRVPAACEEELEIELFHTHLPKLAHADWLTYDPRSGDIRYYGHDHVEDWLRDLYAIFYS
- a CDS encoding SHOCT domain-containing protein, yielding MQNPIQAHGIRSLGLIVVGALALAVVAGMALTHTTVPDAMMWGWHDGMWNDGHMAGWGSWGWGMMLFGLLWMALLVALPIYLVYWLATRSQTDGRTEDSALAVLQERYARGEIDDEEFDHRRARLISGGGRY
- a CDS encoding heavy-metal-associated domain-containing protein, coding for MTTIITVEGMSCGHCEQTVEEALEEVSGVTSVTVDRESEQASVDGEAEITALVEAVEDAGYTAHA
- a CDS encoding primase-associated protein, with amino-acid sequence MSPSTPTDDEDIAYRVAALPLEYGETRINQLFTRGYDRYVVDGEDQPDDLVNDVERFGTAAFKEQVRADVAEEPFVDEPRTLAVLATLSAICVKEQPKFEHASPRNIQVLYDIRELYVNNLASLIRAHADGSLQQDIADVLYSKEPGEDGPHPGRVCTGITEIPEFGDGLYLEIPMAAASRKCLVRAEGESSTGSDGGEILTRVNDNKLYVPVGDFDSKYRDYAERAFKKLLRVQEDGLSDDQLSWLTTNESAITERIDRFLETGHHERIWRNWDRGERTIRVLRRALSDAPDDVAQKGEFHTAKELYRAVEAYEAEDEWESSVTDWISSPSSLAKTLADHESHSAVTIDRDGRVNTYRIGRAGSGAEQIEVREIEEIFELPCMANMEERLHEKKPVRKDLYNFARMVMWLPQYQDSSLDEIVADLKDVFARWPWYDEQETEYQVRYEFSNTIDGDTPLPMNCDNDDLQRYCIGQDQCPYSIWGSLPFPDEMYEQVEEESAGPAEQF
- a CDS encoding ArsR/SmtB family transcription factor yields the protein MTEEADPSEVFATLDDEYARDILVATKTDRLSAKELSEECDMSRPTVSRRVTRLVEQGLLEEYTHVDPGGRHYSEYEARLERVEVLLQAEGFDVQIDVRPDPADRITSIFEEMRGD
- a CDS encoding DNA primase is translated as MTWRQATREEIYAYYAEEFPRYLDYLPEFITATGPKQYAIAFRESHPVRKDEVPDKDFIRRDTWQTDASGDRTTPEFDDFEDVVEFIRHPARNDPLGRNKFALADPEVLEKPDPRPDAVYYALDHWERPWVLLVDIDAKEIARDRADEMVSANGDDRDDDALLDAAGILDAAPDGYPYAFEDVDRAIEYGFEVRDIFEDDFDAEETMVVYSGQGVHVYLLDTDPAHRYDEQSREVLNDLLLETYDIPIDPVVTADRRRVARLPYSLHADVCSIVQPIESPAFDARSATPEVIDE